The following are encoded together in the Oscillatoria sp. FACHB-1407 genome:
- a CDS encoding quinone oxidoreductase family protein, translating to MKEPDRMKAARLHQYGKPNVFVYEDVEKPIPASNQVLIKVESVSVNFADLMRRRNDSYPYPTPLPAILGSEVAGTVTAVGEDVKGIKVGDRVFAVLPNGGMGGYAQYAIADIRQTIPIPEGMTVDQASTLVIAGVTAFQMLRDVARLQPGESVFIPGATGGVGSYAIQIAKVLGANPIFAGVSSESKRDSALQLGADYAIAYSQPNWSKEVRSLTDGKGIDVVLEMTGGGDIFDESLAILATFGRLVVYGSVGQTIGAVEPIRLGRANQSLLGYYIAGQFQGKPREAVQALQDLSKLILSGQIEVKISHILPLSQVVEAHEILESRRSTGKIILKPWLN from the coding sequence ATGAAAGAACCCGATCGAATGAAAGCCGCTCGACTGCACCAGTACGGTAAACCTAATGTATTTGTCTACGAAGATGTGGAGAAGCCCATTCCTGCATCCAATCAGGTGCTGATCAAAGTGGAATCGGTGAGCGTTAACTTTGCCGACCTGATGAGAAGACGCAATGATTCCTACCCGTATCCCACTCCGCTACCAGCCATTTTAGGGAGTGAGGTCGCTGGCACTGTTACCGCAGTAGGAGAAGATGTTAAAGGCATCAAGGTCGGCGATCGGGTCTTTGCTGTACTCCCCAATGGCGGTATGGGCGGTTATGCTCAATACGCGATCGCAGATATCAGGCAAACCATTCCTATCCCTGAAGGGATGACCGTAGATCAGGCTTCTACGCTGGTGATTGCAGGGGTTACTGCATTCCAAATGCTACGCGATGTGGCACGATTGCAACCCGGCGAAAGTGTGTTTATTCCGGGTGCAACAGGAGGTGTCGGCAGCTACGCGATTCAGATTGCCAAAGTACTTGGTGCAAATCCCATTTTTGCGGGGGTGAGTTCAGAGTCGAAGCGAGATAGCGCACTCCAGTTAGGAGCAGATTACGCGATCGCCTACAGTCAGCCCAATTGGTCTAAAGAGGTGCGATCGCTCACCGATGGCAAAGGTATCGACGTTGTACTGGAAATGACTGGGGGAGGCGATATCTTTGATGAAAGTCTTGCAATTCTGGCTACGTTTGGTCGTCTTGTAGTTTACGGCAGCGTTGGACAAACAATCGGTGCTGTAGAGCCAATTCGTTTGGGTAGAGCCAATCAATCGTTACTAGGCTACTACATTGCTGGACAGTTTCAAGGAAAACCACGGGAAGCCGTTCAAGCCCTTCAAGATCTCTCCAAGTTAATCTTGTCAGGTCAAATCGAAGTCAAAATCAGCCACATTCTGCCCTTGAGCCAGGTCGTAGAGGCGCATGAAATCCTGGAGTCGAGGCGATCGACGGGCAAAATCATTCTCAAACCGTGGCTCAACTAA
- a CDS encoding zinc-dependent alcohol dehydrogenase family protein encodes MKSWSRGDRRAKSFSNRGSTNVNKSYCKATTEVFLTMHALILDDFQTATFRSVDIPQPEPTANQVLVRIKASGVNPLDSKIRTGKAPHAKPVLPAVLGIDMAGVVEAIGQDVTTFQVGDEVYGMTGGVGGVQGSLAEFAAVDVALLAKKPTNLTMREAAALPLVFLTAWEGLVDRANVHEGQRVLVLGGSGGVGHVAVQIAKAHGAKVFATASTAKHEMVRQLGAVPIDYHNTTIEEIVQTFTGDRGFDVVYDSVGGSTLDDAFKAVRNYGHVVSNYGWGTHSLMPISRKGATYSGVFVLLPLLTGEGRARHGDILRQATQLAEAGQLRPVVDPRHFTLETALSAHEAVEQGTALSKIVIDL; translated from the coding sequence ATGAAATCCTGGAGTCGAGGCGATCGACGGGCAAAATCATTCTCAAACCGTGGCTCAACTAACGTCAACAAGTCGTATTGCAAAGCTACAACGGAGGTATTTCTAACAATGCACGCACTGATTCTAGATGATTTTCAAACAGCAACTTTTCGTAGCGTTGATATTCCGCAACCGGAACCGACTGCTAATCAAGTCTTGGTACGGATTAAAGCAAGTGGAGTTAATCCACTTGACAGCAAAATCCGCACTGGTAAAGCACCTCATGCTAAACCCGTTCTTCCTGCCGTGTTAGGAATTGACATGGCTGGAGTTGTGGAAGCCATCGGGCAAGATGTCACCACATTTCAGGTTGGCGATGAAGTTTACGGGATGACAGGTGGAGTGGGTGGAGTGCAAGGGTCACTGGCCGAATTTGCGGCGGTTGATGTGGCTTTGCTGGCAAAGAAACCCACTAACCTCACCATGCGAGAAGCAGCCGCTCTGCCGCTGGTATTTCTGACGGCATGGGAGGGGTTAGTCGATCGCGCCAATGTACACGAAGGTCAAAGAGTCCTTGTGCTCGGTGGTTCTGGCGGTGTCGGTCATGTTGCTGTGCAAATTGCTAAAGCGCATGGGGCTAAAGTATTTGCGACTGCTTCAACTGCAAAGCATGAGATGGTGCGACAACTCGGTGCTGTACCCATTGACTACCACAACACCACGATCGAAGAGATTGTACAAACATTTACAGGCGATCGCGGCTTTGATGTCGTCTACGACTCGGTGGGTGGCTCCACGTTGGATGATGCGTTTAAGGCAGTTCGCAATTACGGCCACGTCGTCAGTAATTATGGTTGGGGAACCCATTCTCTGATGCCCATTTCACGCAAGGGTGCGACCTATTCTGGCGTGTTTGTACTTCTGCCTCTATTGACTGGTGAAGGTCGCGCCCGTCATGGTGACATTCTACGTCAGGCAACACAGTTGGCGGAAGCTGGGCAACTGCGTCCAGTCGTTGACCCTCGCCATTTCACATTAGAGACAGCTTTGTCCGCCCATGAAGCGGTGGAGCAAGGAACAGCCCTCAGCAAAATCGTAATTGACTTGTAA
- a CDS encoding calcium-binding protein, with protein sequence MATYGSSYSDNNTFGSDGAYHAALYGSEAFDIIYGLAGNDLIYGLGGSDIIDAGLDHDTVFGDAGDDTLLGRSGNDTLHGGIGSDSLWGEGDHDWLHGGEGNDYLMGGSGNDLLTGVQWDEWNAGQGEIDELTGGSGADTFVLGDSYEAYYDDGYSGSLGTSDYALIKDFNANQDKITLHGSSSDYVIGGSGVSGITGLGIYRLQSGSFELVGILQNVSYQSVSLTNSNQFQYA encoded by the coding sequence ATGGCTACTTACGGTTCTTCTTACAGCGACAACAATACCTTTGGTTCCGATGGTGCATATCATGCTGCTCTTTATGGCAGTGAAGCCTTTGATATCATTTACGGTCTTGCGGGAAATGACCTGATTTACGGCTTAGGTGGAAGTGACATCATTGATGCAGGTTTGGATCACGATACTGTGTTTGGTGATGCAGGTGATGACACCCTGTTAGGGCGTTCGGGTAATGATACTCTGCATGGTGGCATTGGCAGCGATTCCTTGTGGGGTGAAGGAGATCATGACTGGCTCCATGGAGGAGAAGGAAACGATTACCTTATGGGAGGTAGTGGTAACGACTTACTGACTGGAGTTCAGTGGGACGAATGGAACGCTGGACAAGGGGAGATTGATGAATTAACTGGTGGCAGTGGAGCGGATACCTTTGTTTTGGGTGATTCTTACGAAGCGTATTATGACGATGGTTACTCAGGGTCTCTTGGCACCTCTGACTATGCTCTAATCAAGGACTTTAACGCTAACCAGGATAAGATTACCCTGCATGGGTCTAGCTCCGATTACGTCATTGGTGGTTCTGGTGTTTCAGGAATCACTGGTTTAGGGATATATCGTCTGCAATCAGGTTCGTTTGAATTGGTCGGCATCCTCCAGAATGTGTCTTATCAGTCAGTAAGTTTGACCAATTCAAACCAGTTCCAATACGCCTAG
- a CDS encoding VCBS domain-containing protein, translating to MASPILNVSGSITASTTPQVIAAGLTIDPNGQTTLDGAQVSLGTGFVSSDRLGINGQGTAMSGTINGLSWTYNTNKGLLTLTGNASISTYEATLQQVTYYSNGAVSGNGRYIQFSLGANLVNPSNGHFYEYVSSYGSWVQAKANAESRSYFGLQGYLLTATSAQEYAFVSNKLQSNGWLGASDADVEGLWQWATGPEAGTPFWQGLSNGSSINGAYSNWAPGEPNNVGDEDYAQFLSGGQWNDLPGGNFSLPGYIVEYGGMPTDPTLQIAGSVALIVPDSIAPTATYSTQVSSTSNLVINFNEPVTKGTGFLVITKMSDGSVVETIDIASNKVTVSPDGQTITIDPSNDLIANEGYYVTIDSGAFNDLANNAFAGMSNSTTWQFTVTPPDTAPTATFSTDIDPASNLVMTFNEMVLKGTGNIVIKKSSDDSIVETINVASNQVGINGTTVTINPNTYLSNLTDYYVTIDSGTFKDLTNNVYAGVSDKTTWSFRVEDTAPPQLAHSNFESSTNNLVATFNEPITKGTGNIVVKRTSDDSVVETIGVTSGQVVLSSDGQTVTIDLTTDLAANTGYYVTVDSGAFKDVANNSYSGINDKNTWSFTAADSIPPTATFSTSVAPGGNLVITFNEPVEIEYWWDSVVIWRSDNGNFVEAFDSPEHFTLSSGNRVVTINPSVDLTEGTAYYVTIGYLFRDSSGNFYPGFGDNTTWSFTVTDVNHAAIIGGTTTGNVTEDGTLTANGSLSITDVDTGEASFVAQSSVAGTYGSFNIDTAGAWIYTADNTKLQALKAGQTVTDSFDVASVDGTTQTITITVNGANDPATIGGTTTGTVAEDGTLTANGSLSITDVDTGEASFVAQSSVAGTYGSFNVDTAGAWTYTADNTNLQALKAGQTVTDSFDVASVDGTTQTVTITVNGANDPATIGGTTTGSVTEDGTLTANGSLSITDVDTGEASFVAQSSVAGTYGSFSVDTAGAWTYTADNTKLQALKAGQTVTDSFDVASVDGTTQTITITVNGANDPAIIGGTTTGSVTEDGTLTANGTLSITDVDTGETSFVAQTGAIGTYGSFNVDTAGAWTYTADNTKLQSLKAGQTTTDSFDVASIDGTTQTITITVNGANDPATIGGTTTGSVTEDGTLTANGSLSITDVDTGEASFVAQSSVAGTYGSFNVDTAGAWIYTADNTKLQALKAGQTATDSFDVASVDGTTQTITITVNGANDPATIGGTTTGTVTEDGTLTANGSLSITDVDAGETSFVAQTGAIGTYGSFSVDTAGAWTYTADNTKLQAFKAGQTVTDSFDVASVDGTTQTITITVNGANDPATIGGTTTGTVTEDGTLTANGSLSITDVDAGETSFVAQTGAIGTYGSFNIDTAGAWTYTADNTKLQALKAGQTVTDSFDVASVDGTTQTITITVNGANDPATIGGNTTGTVTEDGTLTANGTLSITDVDTGEASFVAQSSVASTYGSFSVDTAGAWTYTADNTKLQAFKAGQTVTDSFDVASVDGITQTVTVTAVGVNDTPTVAGAIAPQVARVRELFTVTLPANTFADQDAGDTLTLSATLGDGSPLPAWLTFNANTHRFSGTPDLADAGNLSLKITATDSQGASTSNIFTLTVEQLVGELGIPTPSVFFNAQQASTTYQGTSGADTIFGTWRNDVLKGGDGNDLLKSGFAKAMFGQDWLYGEDGNDTLFGGKGNDLLDGGKGNDRLHGGSGRDLLKGGTDSDRLIGGKGNDILVGGSGNDTLTGNQGRDTFVLENLADGVDTITDFRSGDLIDLRSLLSQPQFAAVNAFVKFTQFVQLQQVGANTQIQIDTDGIGAGTATTTLAVLKNVSASNISSVQFLINN from the coding sequence ATGGCGTCCCCAATTCTAAATGTTTCTGGTTCAATAACTGCTAGCACCACTCCACAGGTTATTGCAGCAGGTCTCACAATCGATCCCAACGGTCAAACCACGTTGGATGGGGCGCAGGTGTCACTGGGTACAGGCTTTGTCAGCAGCGATCGCCTGGGTATCAATGGGCAAGGCACCGCAATGAGCGGCACAATTAACGGGTTGTCCTGGACTTACAACACTAACAAAGGGTTGCTTACCCTAACGGGAAACGCCTCAATCAGCACCTACGAAGCTACTCTTCAACAGGTAACTTACTACAGCAATGGTGCGGTTTCTGGCAATGGTCGATACATTCAATTTTCTCTCGGAGCTAACCTCGTTAACCCGAGCAATGGTCACTTTTATGAGTATGTATCTAGCTATGGCTCCTGGGTGCAAGCCAAAGCCAATGCCGAAAGCAGAAGTTACTTTGGTCTTCAGGGCTACTTGCTAACTGCGACTAGTGCCCAGGAATATGCCTTCGTCAGTAACAAGTTGCAAAGCAATGGTTGGCTTGGAGCAAGCGATGCGGATGTCGAAGGTCTGTGGCAATGGGCAACGGGACCGGAAGCGGGAACTCCTTTTTGGCAGGGATTGAGCAATGGAAGTAGCATTAACGGAGCCTACTCGAACTGGGCACCTGGTGAACCGAATAATGTTGGTGATGAGGATTACGCTCAGTTTTTAAGTGGAGGGCAGTGGAATGACTTACCCGGCGGGAACTTCTCCCTGCCAGGCTATATTGTTGAATACGGTGGAATGCCGACTGATCCAACGCTCCAAATTGCAGGCAGTGTCGCGTTGATTGTGCCTGATAGCATAGCCCCGACAGCAACCTATTCAACTCAAGTCTCCTCTACAAGCAATTTAGTCATTAACTTTAATGAGCCTGTAACAAAGGGAACTGGCTTTCTTGTTATTACAAAAATGTCCGATGGCTCTGTTGTTGAAACGATCGACATTGCCTCTAACAAAGTGACTGTAAGTCCAGATGGGCAAACTATTACGATCGACCCCAGCAACGATTTAATAGCAAATGAAGGCTACTATGTCACGATCGATAGCGGTGCGTTCAATGATCTGGCAAATAACGCTTTTGCAGGCATGAGTAACTCAACAACCTGGCAATTTACGGTTACACCTCCTGACACAGCTCCAACCGCAACTTTCTCAACGGATATTGATCCTGCTAGCAATCTGGTGATGACCTTCAACGAAATGGTGTTGAAGGGCACAGGTAACATTGTTATCAAAAAGTCCAGCGATGACTCAATCGTTGAAACAATCAACGTGGCATCTAATCAAGTTGGAATTAATGGAACAACGGTTACTATCAATCCCAATACCTATCTGTCTAATCTAACTGATTATTATGTCACGATCGACAGCGGCACCTTCAAGGATCTGACCAACAACGTTTATGCAGGAGTGAGCGATAAGACGACCTGGAGCTTCAGGGTAGAGGATACTGCTCCTCCGCAGCTAGCTCACTCTAACTTTGAGTCCTCGACAAACAACCTCGTTGCCACCTTCAATGAGCCTATTACAAAAGGCACAGGCAACATTGTCGTTAAGCGAACCAGCGATGATTCGGTGGTAGAGACGATCGGTGTTACTTCTGGGCAAGTTGTACTCAGCTCAGATGGTCAAACGGTCACGATTGATCTCACAACTGATCTAGCTGCAAATACAGGCTACTACGTTACGGTTGATAGTGGAGCGTTCAAGGATGTAGCCAATAACAGCTATTCCGGAATCAATGATAAAAATACCTGGAGCTTTACAGCTGCTGACTCTATTCCCCCAACTGCAACTTTTTCGACTTCAGTCGCTCCTGGTGGCAACTTGGTCATTACCTTTAATGAACCAGTTGAAATCGAATACTGGTGGGACAGCGTCGTCATATGGAGATCGGATAATGGCAATTTCGTCGAAGCATTTGATTCTCCTGAGCATTTTACACTTAGCTCTGGCAATAGGGTTGTAACTATCAACCCTAGCGTAGATTTAACAGAGGGTACAGCCTATTACGTCACGATTGGTTATCTCTTCCGAGACTCTTCCGGCAACTTTTATCCCGGATTTGGAGACAATACGACTTGGAGCTTCACCGTCACTGATGTCAACCATGCAGCAATTATTGGTGGTACTACTACCGGAAACGTTACTGAAGATGGAACCCTTACCGCAAACGGTTCTCTTTCCATTACTGATGTTGATACTGGAGAAGCTTCTTTTGTTGCTCAAAGCTCAGTAGCAGGTACCTATGGTTCCTTCAACATCGACACGGCTGGAGCTTGGATTTACACTGCTGACAATACAAAACTTCAGGCTCTTAAAGCTGGTCAAACTGTCACTGACAGCTTTGATGTTGCCAGTGTAGACGGTACAACTCAGACCATTACCATCACGGTTAATGGTGCAAATGACCCTGCAACTATTGGTGGTACTACTACAGGCACCGTTGCTGAAGATGGAACCCTTACCGCAAACGGTTCTCTTTCCATCACTGATGTTGATACTGGAGAAGCTTCTTTTGTTGCTCAAAGCTCAGTAGCAGGTACCTATGGTTCTTTCAATGTGGATACGGCTGGAGCTTGGACTTACACCGCAGATAACACAAACCTTCAGGCTCTTAAAGCTGGTCAAACTGTCACTGACAGCTTTGATGTTGCCAGTGTGGATGGTACTACCCAAACCGTTACCATCACGGTTAATGGTGCAAATGACCCTGCAACTATTGGTGGTACTACTACCGGAAGTGTTACCGAAGATGGAACCCTTACCGCAAATGGTTCTCTTTCCATCACCGATGTTGATACCGGAGAAGCCTCCTTTGTTGCCCAAAGCTCAGTAGCAGGTACTTATGGTTCTTTCAGTGTGGATACGGCTGGAGCTTGGACTTACACCGCAGATAACACAAAACTTCAGGCTCTTAAAGCTGGTCAAACTGTCACTGACAGCTTTGATGTTGCCAGTGTAGATGGAACAACTCAGACCATTACCATCACGGTTAATGGTGCAAATGACCCTGCAATTATTGGTGGTACTACTACCGGAAGCGTTACTGAAGATGGAACCCTAACGGCTAACGGTACACTTTCCATTACTGATGTTGATACTGGAGAAACCTCCTTTGTTGCCCAAACTGGAGCAATTGGAACCTATGGTTCTTTCAATGTTGATACAGCTGGAGCTTGGACTTACACCGCAGATAACACAAAACTTCAGTCTCTTAAAGCTGGTCAAACTACCACTGATAGCTTTGATGTTGCAAGCATTGATGGCACAACTCAGACCATTACCATCACGGTTAATGGTGCAAATGACCCTGCAACTATTGGTGGTACTACTACCGGAAGTGTTACCGAAGATGGAACCCTAACGGCTAACGGTTCTCTTTCCATCACTGATGTTGATACCGGAGAAGCTTCTTTTGTCGCTCAAAGCTCAGTAGCAGGTACCTATGGTTCTTTCAATGTTGATACGGCTGGAGCTTGGATTTACACTGCTGATAACACAAAACTTCAGGCTCTTAAAGCTGGTCAAACTGCCACTGACAGCTTTGATGTTGCCAGTGTAGATGGAACAACTCAGACCATTACCATCACGGTTAATGGTGCAAATGACCCTGCAACTATTGGTGGTACTACTACAGGCACCGTTACCGAAGATGGAACCCTTACCGCAAACGGTTCTCTTTCCATTACTGATGTTGATGCCGGAGAAACCTCCTTTGTTGCCCAAACTGGAGCAATTGGAACCTATGGTTCTTTCAGTGTGGATACGGCTGGAGCTTGGACTTACACTGCTGACAATACAAAACTTCAGGCTTTTAAAGCTGGTCAAACTGTCACTGATAGCTTTGATGTTGCCAGTGTAGACGGTACAACTCAGACCATTACGATTACCGTTAATGGTGCAAATGACCCTGCAACTATTGGTGGTACTACTACAGGCACCGTTACCGAAGATGGAACCCTAACGGCTAACGGTTCTCTTTCCATTACTGATGTTGATGCCGGAGAAACCTCCTTTGTTGCCCAAACTGGAGCAATTGGAACCTATGGTTCCTTCAACATCGACACGGCTGGAGCTTGGACTTACACTGCTGACAATACAAAACTTCAGGCTCTTAAAGCTGGTCAAACTGTCACTGACAGCTTTGATGTTGCCAGTGTAGATGGCACAACTCAGACCATTACCATCACGGTTAATGGTGCAAATGACCCTGCAACTATTGGTGGTAACACTACAGGCACCGTTACCGAAGATGGAACCCTTACCGCAAACGGTACACTTTCTATCACTGATGTTGATACCGGAGAAGCTTCTTTTGTTGCTCAAAGCTCAGTAGCAAGTACCTATGGTTCCTTCAGTGTGGATACGGCTGGAGCTTGGACTTACACTGCTGACAATACAAAACTTCAGGCTTTTAAAGCTGGTCAAACTGTCACTGATAGCTTTGATGTTGCCAGTGTGGATGGTATTACCCAAACCGTTACCGTTACCGCAGTCGGCGTTAATGATACGCCAACTGTAGCAGGGGCGATCGCCCCTCAAGTTGCTCGCGTTAGAGAACTATTTACCGTTACCTTGCCTGCCAACACATTTGCAGATCAAGATGCGGGGGATACTCTAACTCTTAGTGCAACCCTTGGGGATGGTAGTCCTCTACCCGCTTGGCTGACCTTCAATGCCAACACCCACCGTTTCAGTGGTACCCCTGACTTGGCTGACGCGGGCAACCTCAGCTTGAAGATCACAGCCACGGATAGTCAAGGAGCAAGCACCAGCAATATCTTTACCTTGACAGTTGAGCAACTCGTCGGTGAGCTTGGTATTCCAACCCCTTCGGTCTTCTTCAACGCACAGCAAGCAAGCACAACCTATCAAGGCACGTCTGGGGCAGACACAATATTTGGCACCTGGAGGAATGATGTCCTCAAGGGTGGAGATGGCAACGATCTGCTAAAAAGTGGATTTGCAAAAGCAATGTTTGGACAAGATTGGCTCTATGGGGAAGACGGTAATGATACGCTTTTTGGTGGCAAGGGCAATGACCTCCTAGATGGTGGTAAAGGGAACGATCGCTTGCATGGTGGCAGTGGTCGTGACTTGCTCAAAGGTGGTACTGACAGCGATCGCTTGATCGGTGGCAAGGGCAATGACATCTTAGTGGGTGGCAGCGGCAACGACACGCTTACTGGAAATCAAGGCAGAGATACCTTTGTTCTTGAGAACCTCGCTGATGGTGTGGATACCATTACTGACTTCAGAAGCGGCGATTTAATTGATTTGCGTTCTCTGCTATCACAACCACAGTTTGCAGCGGTTAATGCGTTTGTAAAATTTACCCAGTTTGTGCAGTTGCAACAGGTGGGAGCAAACACGCAAATTCAAATTGACACAGATGGAATTGGTGCAGGAACAGCAACCACAACGCTGGCAGTGCTTAAGAACGTTTCAGCCAGCAACATCTCTTCAGTGCAATTCTTGATCAACAACTAG
- a CDS encoding DUF3574 domain-containing protein, with amino-acid sequence MKRTVSQLKTAVMTMTATVSVAIAADCVPVSAAALIEKNLFFGQNISGGGQVSDEQFQVFVDSVVTPQFPAGLTITDANGQFLDSTGTLVQEPSKLVTLFVEDTPETDAAINAIVASYLQQFNQESVLQVTNEDELQVGFGAGENLIDNDPTPELIQVELFFGRNIPGGGEVSESQFEAFVDAIITARFPAGLTIFDGDGQFRDSTNTIIEEQSKIVRLLLEDTVENEEAIDEIINAYIEQFNQESVLVAVNEDVAVGFDVDEDVIDNDPTPELILTDLFFGRNISGGGEVSESQFQAFVDSVITPRFPLGLTIFDTDGQFRDSTGTIIEERSKVVRLLLEDTVENENAIDEIITAYTQQFNQESVLQVVDEDIDVAFDAEPIADVPEPASILGLLTIGVLGVGGILKRRTNS; translated from the coding sequence ATGAAGCGCACAGTCAGTCAACTCAAAACGGCTGTTATGACGATGACAGCAACGGTATCAGTGGCGATCGCCGCTGATTGTGTTCCGGTCAGTGCTGCGGCATTAATTGAAAAGAATTTGTTCTTTGGGCAAAATATTTCGGGGGGCGGGCAAGTTTCAGATGAGCAGTTTCAAGTGTTTGTAGACTCCGTTGTTACGCCTCAATTTCCAGCAGGGTTAACCATCACTGACGCAAACGGACAGTTTTTAGATAGCACAGGAACATTAGTTCAAGAGCCATCCAAGTTAGTGACTCTGTTTGTTGAAGATACACCTGAAACAGATGCAGCTATTAATGCAATTGTTGCATCGTATTTACAACAGTTTAATCAGGAAAGTGTTTTACAAGTCACGAATGAAGACGAATTACAGGTTGGTTTTGGAGCAGGTGAAAACTTAATTGACAATGATCCAACTCCTGAACTGATTCAAGTGGAATTGTTCTTTGGACGCAACATTCCAGGTGGAGGAGAAGTCTCCGAGTCTCAGTTTGAAGCTTTTGTGGATGCGATCATTACAGCTCGTTTTCCAGCAGGATTAACTATTTTTGATGGGGATGGACAGTTCCGAGATAGCACTAACACAATTATTGAAGAACAGTCGAAAATAGTCCGACTGTTATTAGAAGACACTGTGGAAAATGAGGAAGCGATCGATGAGATCATTAATGCCTATATCGAACAGTTTAACCAGGAAAGTGTTTTAGTTGCTGTTAACGAAGATGTAGCTGTTGGTTTTGATGTTGATGAAGATGTCATCGATAATGATCCGACTCCTGAACTAATTTTAACCGACTTGTTCTTTGGGCGTAACATTTCAGGAGGCGGTGAGGTTTCAGAAAGCCAATTTCAAGCATTTGTAGATAGCGTAATTACCCCTCGCTTTCCACTTGGCTTAACTATTTTTGATACAGATGGACAATTCAGAGACAGTACAGGCACCATTATTGAGGAGCGATCGAAAGTCGTGCGGTTGTTACTCGAAGACACTGTTGAAAATGAAAACGCGATCGATGAAATTATTACGGCTTACACTCAGCAATTTAATCAGGAAAGCGTGTTGCAAGTCGTGGATGAGGATATCGATGTCGCATTTGATGCTGAACCGATCGCCGATGTTCCTGAACCTGCCTCAATACTAGGGCTACTGACGATCGGAGTTTTAGGAGTTGGGGGTATCCTTAAACGCAGAACCAATTCTTAA